TATACCATTTCATCCACACAGATAAGCAATTCGTTTAAAACCTTAGATCCTACTTTGAAATATTGTCGCATATATGAACTAAAAATCTTGGATAAAGCAACCTTAGAGAAGTTTTTTGCTGGCATTTCGAAACAAAAGTTTGCTTTATTTAGGTGCCCAAAAAATTCTGTTTTATCATCCCTGTTACGTTTGCGAAATATTAACTCACGGATGGAGCTTACTATCTGTTTGGTGTCTATGGGTTTGCGAATAAAATCGCTAGCCCCTAAACGAATAGCCTCAATAAAATAATCGTGCTCCAGATATCCCGTCATAAGAATCACGTCCAAATCCCGTTCAAAATCTTCGCGCACTTTACCCAGAAACTCTAATCCAGATAAACCAGGCATTTCGATATCACAGATTACCAAGTCGTATTCCTTCATGTGAATCTTGCGTAAGGCATCACTACCACTATAGGCAGTATCTACATCATATCCGCTTATTCCGAGTATTGACCGCAGTGAATTGACAATAGCAATACTATCGTCCACTACAAGAATTTTTGCCTTATTGGACATATTTAGCCAAGATTGACTGTAAAGAGTTGGTTCAGCTTCAGCATGCTGAATAGTTCGTACACACTGTTCGAACTGCGAACCACTTCTATCTCTCCGCCTTTTGAAATAAAATCCTTATAAAATAACAGTATCTTTCCGATTCCAGTAGAAGATATATTCCGGCAATCCAAAAGGTCAAGCTCCAATAAAGTAGCATTGCTTTGCATTACTTCGCCAAGCTTCTCTTGCAAAATATGTGCATTTTCGCTATTTAGGATACCATCAATCTTCATTGAGGCAATGTTGTCGTTAAAGGTAAGATCAATAGTCATAGTATTCTCCTTTGGATTTATTCTATAATGTGCATTCTTATAATTTTTATTTAGCTTGTCAAGTTTATTCTGCATAACCTCGTATCCTACGTATCACTTCCGTTTGTACTTGGGCAGGAGCAATCTCAAATTTTTTGAACTCAAGCGTATAAATGGCACGTCCCTGAGAAAGGCTACGAATCCTGGTTGAATAGCCAAATATCTCAGATAAGGGAACTTCGGCTATTACTTCCTGTTGATATTCGTTGTGTTTGCGCATAACTTCGATCTTCCCGCGTTTGGCATTGATGTCAGATATAATATCGCCCACAAAGTCTTCTGGAGATATTACCGAGAGAAGCATGATCGGTTCCATGATTACCGGTTTTGCTTGGCGTAATCCCTTGCTAATAGCCATCGATGTGGCAATTCTAAATGCCAATTCATTTGAATCTACCGGATTATAATCACCATCCACCAGTTCAATTGCAACTCGTTCTACATTTCCGCTTATGAGTGGGCCATCCGATAGTGCCGCATAGGCCGCTTCTTCTATTGGTTTCCAATATTCTTGGGGAATTTTATCTGGTGATACCGACACCTTAAACGAGTTTTTATTGTCATCGGTGATATTCTTGAGGAGTATTGGACTCATACGGAAAGTAACTGAAGCATAATTTCCTTTTCCATTCATTTCACGCTGGAAAACTTCGTTGATCTGAACCATCAGCGTAATGCTTTCTTTATATGATACTTGAGGATTACCCACGTTTGCGCTAACCCCAAACTCACGTTTTATGCGATTTACAATAATATCTAGATGCAATTCCCCCATCCCCGAAATGAGCGTTTGCCCTGTATCTTTATCGATATGAACCTTAAAGGTTGGATCTTCTTCCTCCAAACGAGAAAGAGCATTGCTAAGGTTTTCTTGATCTGTCTTTGTTTTGGGCTCAATGGCTATGGAAATCACTGAATCGGGGAAATGCATTTTGGATAACGCAACTTCCATGCTGCCATCGGTAATTGTATCGCCAGTCACTAAGAATTTGGGACCAACAATAGCACCAATATCGCCAGCATGGAGGTTATCTTTATCATTCTTCTTATTGCTCATCATTTGCAAAATTCTGGCTACACGCTCCTTTTTCCCGTTAGTTACATTTACAAATGAAGCTCCCTTTTTTATGGTGCCGCTATAAACACGCACATAAATCAGACGACCCACATATTTGTCTATTTGCACCTTAAATGCCATTCCTACAAAGGGTGCATCCGGGTCTGCAGATAAATATATAGGCTCATTTGTTATAGGATTTATTGCGTGAGTATCTCCAATATCCAATGGAGAGGGCAGAAAATCGATTATTGCGTCTAAAAGTAATTGCAAACCTTTATTTTTTAATGATGAACCACAAAGCACCGGGATAAATCCGTGATCAATTGTCCCTCTGCGGATGGCACGGATAATAATCTCTGCCGGTATCTCTTCTCCCTCCAAAAATAGCATCATGAGTTCGTCGTCGTATTCGGCAATAGATTCTAGTAGGTGCTCTCGCAAGATGCTAGCTTCATCCATAACGCTTTCGGGTATGCATTTATGGCTTATTTGTGAACCTTGAGTCAGAGGATCAAAATACCATGCTTCCATCGTAATAATATCTACTACTCCCTCAAAACCATCTTCTCTTCCAATTGGAATATTTATAGCACAGGCTTTTGTGCTTAAACGTTCGTGTATCATCTGGATAACGCGCTCATAATCTGCACCGGTACGATCCATTTTATTGATATAAGCAATGCGGGGAACTTTATATCGATCTGCTTGATGCCAAACTGTTTCCGATTGAGGTTCCACTCCTCCAACAGCACAGAATACACCAACCGCTCCATCCAAAACCCGCAGTGATCGCTCAACTTCGGCAGTAAAATCCACATGGCCGGGAGTATCAATAATATTGATTTGATGATCTCTCCAAGGGCAGTTGACCGTAGCTGATGTTATTGTTATTCCACGTTCTCGCTCCTGATCCATCCAATCTGTAAATGCATTTCCGTCGTGTACTTCTCCCATTTTGTGTAGAAAACCCGTGTAGAATAGAATGCGTTCGGTTGTGGTAGTCTTTCCGGCATCGATATGAGCCATTATACCGATATTTCGTATTTTTGAAAGCGGATTATCCGCATCGCTTTTCATAATAGTTCCTTTTTTTGCTTTAGATTATATGGCAAAAGCCTCTATATGTCAGTTTTCTGGGTTTAGCATTATTGTCCATAAAAATCTATTTCAAGGATGTTTTGGGGCTTGTTTGAGTCTTTTTAAAAGCTAGAAATCAAGTTATTCTCCAGTTTATTGATGGACATTTATCTCACAATCATTTTCGAATAGAGTACAAACATGATACATATTGCTTCTGCGTAGCCTTAAGCTCTGATTAGGGTTGTTTACTCTCGAGATAGTCCTTAACAATCAGGTGTATAACTATGCAAACTATAGGTAACTATACGTTCATGCGCAAGGAAGCGGAGCAGATTGCTCGCTCTACTAACTATAAATCGTACTACCCCTTTACAAACTTTCTGTTAATCATGCACTACACGATAGGCAAAAAGAAAATATAACTAGCCTCTAGCCAGTCAATAATAACGTACTGGACTAATGAAGTATTGTTTAAGTAATATCTATATCAAAAAGCCTCTTCTAAGCCAGCTAAATCCACTTGTTCAGCTAGTGTTTTCAGTATATTTACATCTTCTAAATATTCCCCTTCCACAATAACCGTTATTTTTCCGCCAACTTTGATAGTAAGCGTTCCGCTTTGGTTATCCGAATCATATTCTGATGTAGCATTATACCCGTTTATGCGTACTTTCTTGGTGTTGGTTGATGCCATTCCACCAAAAAGATTAGCTAAACCTGCTAGGCCTCCAGATTGTCCAATTAGGCCACCAACAACAATGCTCAATTCCAATTCTACATCTTCCTTACTATAGGTTCCGCTTGCGGCAACTGAATTAGCACTGCCGATAATAGCTCCGGCCTGTCCCAAAGACTGCGCACTACGATCATTCAATGTAAAACCATCAGGAGCATCTGGGATAAATTTTACCAACTCCTCCGAAAGCAACTCAGAAATCTTACTCTGTGCATAGTTAAGCTCTTCCTGTGCTTGCAATAGCTGATTGTTGCTTAGCATAACTTTAGCCTCATCAATGCTCATAATGGCCTCTTGCTTTGCCTCTTGAGCATAGCCAGTAACGATAATAGCCAGCATAGCTATAACTAATGCTATCTGCTTCATAGTGTTCTCCTTTTTTGAGTTATTCTTTTGTAATGGAAGCATCTATATGTTCATCTTTATCGGTATTTTTACTGCTTTCACTAGAGTCTATAGGATCTCCGTTGACGTTATCTTCGACTCCTTCAATTAGATCAGCTTCTTCAGCTTCAGAATCAATAAGTATTTTTTGACCTGCTCGGACAAATAGCATATCCTGCGCACATGGAAAGCTCATTAAGTATTCTCCGCCATCCTTGCGCATCTTTTTGAGCGAAAGCCCCAAAATAATAAGGTCTGCATCACAAGATACACCTTGCATCAAATCAGAAAGTTTCTCCTCCGGACTCTTTTCGATATGCTGGATATTACCTCGGGAGATTGGCAATCTTCCACTGCTAATTTGTTCTTCTAACCGACTTGCAGTAACACTACCTCTTGCCACCACATCAAATACACGAATTTGGCAATCTCGCCACTCTGGATGCCCAATTAGAATATAGGCTAAAAGAATCATCAGATTTGCATTACGGTAGTCTCCGGATGTTAACCAAATATCGATTCGGCTGCGAAAACCAAAATGTCGCGTTCCGCTTCGCAAAATCAAAGAATTCAAACCAGTAACTGCAGTAAAATAACATCCGTCAATAATGGGTGGAATTTCCTCTTTGTTATCTTTGTAATAATTGAAGAGAATACTGTTGTTTTCCATTCCCGTTATTCCGGGTATCTGTACAATCTGGGCTACCGCTGTCTTGAATGTAGGCGCTACAATAGTATCTACATAGAACCCTGCCGAACTAATTTGCGATTGATTGATAAGGTTCTGTAAAATCTTTTTGGATTCGTTATTAGTGGCCAAATTCAATGGTCCTTTAATAAAATGAATATAAGAACCAAAACCGTAGTGATGGCTGAGCCAGCGCAAGAGATTGAAAACTGCTACCCTGTCTTCGGAATATTGGGTCAATGCAACAATTGAGGGACGCCAATTTGACATATCTGGAGCGGCATTACGTTTTTGAATGGCAATTTGTAACTTTCTGGTGCTTTGAAACAAAACTCCCCGAAATACCATCGCCAAGTTTCGTTCGCCTTTCTTTGTTTTATTAAGCCACATATAGATGCCAGACATCACCAATATTGACGCCAAAGCATAGCCAGGTTGCATCATAAACATCATCAGAAAACATGCCAGTGCTCCAACTAATGAAAAATACCATTTGGTTTTGAAGGTAGGACGGTATGATGGGTTTCCAGCGAAATGCTCAAGGAAACTGATTAGGCATAAGGTGCCGTAGGTTATCATGAAGAACATACTGATGATCTGCGCAACAAAGTCTACATCACCCATTGCCAAAAACACAAACACTATAGCAGCCGTAATCCATGTGGCATTTACGGGTTCATTCGAATCTCCCACTCCTCTACTGAGAAATTTATTCCAACCTATAGAAGGAAAAAACTTATCTGAACTGAGTGCTTGTAAGGTTCTGGGAGCAACAAGAAAAGAGCCTAAAGAAGAGGATAAAGTTGCTGCCCCTAAGCCAATAAATACGGAAGGACCCCATGCCGAAATTCTGCTAAGGATAAATTGATCTGAGGCCAGATCAGCAGGTGTTGCGCTTTTACTTAGTTTAAATACTAAAAGTATATAGACTGCCAGACCGGTTAATGTGGCAGCTAAAGTTCCCAAAGGTATGGATTTTCGCGGATCCCTCAGATCACCCGAAAGCCCTACTCCCGCCGTCATACCTGTAAAAGCCGGAAACACTATGGCAAATACCTTGAAGAAATTATGGGGGTTTTCTACTGTGTCAAACAATCCAATGCTATGCCCTTCCGATAAAAGACCTTTCCCAGTGAATATCAATACTAAAGAAATTCCTAATGTTACTACAATCCCCATCAATGCTCCCACGCCAATTGACGCACCCTTGCGGGAAAGAATTAGCGTTAGAATTACCGCAACAGGAATTGAAATCATACGCGCATCGGGAATATATCCGGTAAGATTTGCAATATATGGAAATAGAGGTCTAAACGCTTCAGCAAAAGCTATTAGATAAAAAGCGACCGATATTGCCTGTGATAAGTACAGGGATATCCCAATTGTTCCACCTAAAGTTGAACCAAATGATCGGCTTATAATGTAGTATTCACCACCTCCACGAACCTTTAGATTTGTGGCAATCTCAGCAATCGCTAAACCGGTGGGGATTGTAATAATGTGACCAATCAATACTATCAATAAGCTTCCGGCAAGACCTACATTGCCAACAGCATATCCGAAGCGCAAAAACATTACGGCACCAAGAATGGTGCTTATTGCAGCTAAAAAAACTGGAGCAGTACCAAAACCGTGACCGCTCTTTTTCTGATCGGGCATATCAAACTCCCCAATAACAAATTCTACTACTTCTGTGCTTTTGAAACAGAATTATCCAATGTGTCAAGATATTTCTCTGCCTCAAACCCTATTCTAAATACGTATGAAAGAATTGTGCTAATGGGATAGTTTGATAGAATAGATAGAGAATTCAGGGTATGCAGTGTTCCATTGATTCATGTGGATGCGTAGGTATAAGAAATACTATGTCAAGCTATCAAACCGGCATATAGTCCTCATTTGCGTATTATGAGAAACCTACAACGATCTTTCTATAAATATAGCCAATGGAAATGCTTTCTATTCTTGACCAATATATTGTGATTTCTCAACCTTTCCAGGGAAGCATGTATTGTTTAACTTCTTCATTATAATATCTGTCAGTCATGGTAGCTATAAAATCTCGTACTTTTTCAGCAGGCTTGAAGCCTTCAAGATACTCTGCATTTTTATGATTCAAAAAGTGTTTGAATATCTTAGATTCTGTGTTCTTATTTTTAATGTCTTCCAGATATTTTTCAAACATGATCCGCATTGTACGGTGAATTATCGCATTGGATTGCTTCACGTTTTCATCTGTGTAAATGCGTCGATAGTTAAATTTCTTAAGCTCCAGAAGCTGGTTTGATGTCTCTTCATCAAAAGCAATAAAATCTTGCTCATAACTGCTTACAATCACACTCTTAATCAGAGTTTCGATAATTTGACTGTTTGTGTTCCCCAGATACCTAACTTGCTCGGTGGGAAGCTCATTGCGGCGAAGGATATTGTAACGAATGGCATCTTCAATATCTTGACCTATATAAGCAATAGTATCCGTAATGCGAACAACGCAACCTTCCAAGGTTGCTGGCATCCATTGGGCGTTTTCTGCGTTTTTCTTGGCTTTAATATAATTGTCGATATCTTCTTCTGTTTTGCTTGAGTGAGGTCTTAACTGGGTATTATGAACTTCTCCATCATGGGATATAATTCCATCTCTTACTTGAAACGTGAGATTTAAGCCTTTGCCTTTGCGAGATATATGATCTACAATATGAAGAGATTCAATATTATGGTGAAAGTGCCCAATCCCGGCTTCAAAACAGCATTGACTTAATGATTTTTCTCCATCGTGACCAAATGGGCAATGCCCTAAATCGTGACCTAGGGCTATTGCTTCTATCAGTTCGGTATTGAGCCCCAAATATTTTCCAATAGTGCGTGATATCTGCGAGACATAAGCAATGTGTAGATTACGGTTGGTCATTTCTTCATCGATGAGATTGGTAAAGGAGAACACTTGCGTTTTCCCATGATACCGCCTGTATGCCCCACTGTAAAGTATCCTGTCTCTATCCACTGCAAA
This genomic interval from Candidatus Cloacimonadota bacterium contains the following:
- a CDS encoding response regulator; amino-acid sequence: MSNKAKILVVDDSIAIVNSLRSILGISGYDVDTAYSGSDALRKIHMKEYDLVICDIEMPGLSGLEFLGKVREDFERDLDVILMTGYLEHDYFIEAIRLGASDFIRKPIDTKQIVSSIRELIFRKRNRDDKTEFFGHLNKANFCFEMPAKNFSKVALSKIFSSYMRQYFKVGSKVLNELLICVDEMVYNAFIHGTLNLSLDERALSHEALQELIELRLQDPNINQRKVKFAFVVDNLQQNIEISVEDEGDGFEYQNWLKSVKKGQFLEIDGHGRGIAMLYHLSDKLSFGKQGKSVRIVKSLVSSESSNA
- the fusA gene encoding elongation factor G; its protein translation is MKSDADNPLSKIRNIGIMAHIDAGKTTTTERILFYTGFLHKMGEVHDGNAFTDWMDQERERGITITSATVNCPWRDHQINIIDTPGHVDFTAEVERSLRVLDGAVGVFCAVGGVEPQSETVWHQADRYKVPRIAYINKMDRTGADYERVIQMIHERLSTKACAINIPIGREDGFEGVVDIITMEAWYFDPLTQGSQISHKCIPESVMDEASILREHLLESIAEYDDELMMLFLEGEEIPAEIIIRAIRRGTIDHGFIPVLCGSSLKNKGLQLLLDAIIDFLPSPLDIGDTHAINPITNEPIYLSADPDAPFVGMAFKVQIDKYVGRLIYVRVYSGTIKKGASFVNVTNGKKERVARILQMMSNKKNDKDNLHAGDIGAIVGPKFLVTGDTITDGSMEVALSKMHFPDSVISIAIEPKTKTDQENLSNALSRLEEEDPTFKVHIDKDTGQTLISGMGELHLDIIVNRIKREFGVSANVGNPQVSYKESITLMVQINEVFQREMNGKGNYASVTFRMSPILLKNITDDNKNSFKVSVSPDKIPQEYWKPIEEAAYAALSDGPLISGNVERVAIELVDGDYNPVDSNELAFRIATSMAISKGLRQAKPVIMEPIMLLSVISPEDFVGDIISDINAKRGKIEVMRKHNEYQQEVIAEVPLSEIFGYSTRIRSLSQGRAIYTLEFKKFEIAPAQVQTEVIRRIRGYAE
- a CDS encoding amino acid permease, translating into MPDQKKSGHGFGTAPVFLAAISTILGAVMFLRFGYAVGNVGLAGSLLIVLIGHIITIPTGLAIAEIATNLKVRGGGEYYIISRSFGSTLGGTIGISLYLSQAISVAFYLIAFAEAFRPLFPYIANLTGYIPDARMISIPVAVILTLILSRKGASIGVGALMGIVVTLGISLVLIFTGKGLLSEGHSIGLFDTVENPHNFFKVFAIVFPAFTGMTAGVGLSGDLRDPRKSIPLGTLAATLTGLAVYILLVFKLSKSATPADLASDQFILSRISAWGPSVFIGLGAATLSSSLGSFLVAPRTLQALSSDKFFPSIGWNKFLSRGVGDSNEPVNATWITAAIVFVFLAMGDVDFVAQIISMFFMITYGTLCLISFLEHFAGNPSYRPTFKTKWYFSLVGALACFLMMFMMQPGYALASILVMSGIYMWLNKTKKGERNLAMVFRGVLFQSTRKLQIAIQKRNAAPDMSNWRPSIVALTQYSEDRVAVFNLLRWLSHHYGFGSYIHFIKGPLNLATNNESKKILQNLINQSQISSAGFYVDTIVAPTFKTAVAQIVQIPGITGMENNSILFNYYKDNKEEIPPIIDGCYFTAVTGLNSLILRSGTRHFGFRSRIDIWLTSGDYRNANLMILLAYILIGHPEWRDCQIRVFDVVARGSVTASRLEEQISSGRLPISRGNIQHIEKSPEEKLSDLMQGVSCDADLIILGLSLKKMRKDGGEYLMSFPCAQDMLFVRAGQKILIDSEAEEADLIEGVEDNVNGDPIDSSESSKNTDKDEHIDASITKE
- a CDS encoding STAS domain-containing protein; this encodes MTIDLTFNDNIASMKIDGILNSENAHILQEKLGEVMQSNATLLELDLLDCRNISSTGIGKILLFYKDFISKGGEIEVVRSSNSVYELFSMLKLNQLFTVNLG
- a CDS encoding HD domain-containing protein — its product is MKDKLNRIFTDIKERHDSLLGTRAFRDQNAWRTKPENEDIMRSRFAVDRDRILYSGAYRRYHGKTQVFSFTNLIDEEMTNRNLHIAYVSQISRTIGKYLGLNTELIEAIALGHDLGHCPFGHDGEKSLSQCCFEAGIGHFHHNIESLHIVDHISRKGKGLNLTFQVRDGIISHDGEVHNTQLRPHSSKTEEDIDNYIKAKKNAENAQWMPATLEGCVVRITDTIAYIGQDIEDAIRYNILRRNELPTEQVRYLGNTNSQIIETLIKSVIVSSYEQDFIAFDEETSNQLLELKKFNYRRIYTDENVKQSNAIIHRTMRIMFEKYLEDIKNKNTESKIFKHFLNHKNAEYLEGFKPAEKVRDFIATMTDRYYNEEVKQYMLPWKG